Within Pseudomonas cichorii, the genomic segment GCCGCGCGCGATCTGATGCGCAGCCTGGGTTGCAAGGCGGCGGGCCAGTAACCCAGACTCTGTCGAGTCTTCATAGCGCGGCGCTCCCGAGATCGAGCGAAGTCCAGCAGCCGGATCAGTGAGGCGAATGCACCGGACTTCACGCCTTCGGGCTGGGGGACGTGCCCCCTATGATCGATCACCCGTTTTGTCGACAGCCTGGCCAGGCGTGGCTCCAGTTCAACCAGATGAGGTCCGGGGGCGACGAGATAAAGCCATTTGAAACCTCTTTGTTGTATTGAGGCGTTGCCAGGGTGGGTGTTTCAGTTCTTGGCGACGGCAGCCCCGGTCTGTTCTGCCTGTTCGCGTTCGCGCTTGCGACCGATGATCAGAACCATGACACCTGCAAGGGTACACAGTGCCGTCAGTGGCATCAGTGCCAGTGCATAGCTGCCTGTTGCGTCATGGATCGCACCATAGGCATTCACCATGATGCCGCCGCCGATCAGGTTGGCAAGGGCACCCACAGCTGCGAGCCCCGCCGCAGCGGTAGACGACGAAAGCCAGCCGGAAACCAGTGCCCAGAATGGCCCCTTCATCGAGTAGGCCCCAATCAGCACCAGGCTCAGCATGATCACTGTGGCCACCAATGATGAGGTGAACAGCGTCAGCAGCAGGCCGCCAGCGATCATCAGCATGGTCATTGCCGTATGCCAGCGACGTTCGCCGGTGCGATCGGAGCTGCGCCCCCAGACAATCATCAACACCGAGGCGAGGCCGTAGGGAATGGCGTTGATCAGTCCGATTTCCATAGCGCTCAAGCCAAAGGTCTTGAGCAGTTGTGGTGCCCAGACGCTCATGGTGCTGCCGGCGGCAGAGGCACCCGAATAGATCAATGCCAGCACCCAGATATCTTTATGGCGAAGCAGCTTCCACAACGAAATGTGCCCGATTGTCGTTTTCTTCGAGGCCTCTTCTGCCAGGCGCTGTATCAACCAGCTACGTTGCTCGTTGCTGAGCCACTTGGCTTGCTCGGGGCGGTCGGTCAGGACGAACAGGCAGGCGATCCCCAGCAATACGGCTGGAACACCTTCGATGATGAACAGCCAGTGCCAGCCGCGCATACCCATCCAGCCATCCAGACTCAGCAACAGCCCCGACAGAGGAGAACCAATGAAGTTAGCGGCAGGAATGGCAACCATGAAGATGGCAACCATGCGTGCACGATAAGCGGAAGGCAGCCAATAGGTGAGATACAGCAGCACGCCAGGGAAAAAGCCGGCTTCGGCTGCGCCGAGCAGAAAACGCATCACATAGAGCGAGTTGGCGCCCTGCACGAAGGCGGTCCCTGCGGAAATCAATCCCCAGGTAATCATGATCCTGGCGATCCAGATACGCGCGCCATACTTTTGCATGGCCAGATTGCTGGGGACTTCCAGAAGAAAGTAGGAAAAGAAAAACAGGCTGCTGGCAAAGCCGAATACTTTTGCGGTCAGGCCCAGGTCTTCATTCATCTGTAGCGAAGCCATGCCGATGTTGCCGCGGTCAATGATCGCAATCAGGTAACAGATGATGAGGAAGGGCAATATGCGCCAGGCGACCCGATGCATGGTGCTGCGTTCAAGTTCGCTGACGCTGGAGGCTGTTGATGTCATGTGACTCTCCGGTTCTTGTTTTTCTGGAGTGTTTTAATGAGCTGAGCTCCCCCTTGAGGTGGGCTCACGATCACGGGATCAACGGTCAAGCAGGTGACGGTTGACCACGCACCGAGGGTCCAGAGGTGTGCCCTCCCATACATCAAGGATCTGGCGAAGTGCGACGAGCCCCACGCGCGCTCGCGCCTCGGAGGTGTTGGCACCGACATGCGGGGTGGCGACCAGGGTTGGCAGCCCCCAGAGCGGGCTGTCGGCAGGTGGCGGCTCAGGGTTGAAGGTGTCCAGGCCGGCACCCGCTATCTTCCGTTCGCTCAGCGCGTCAATCAGGGCCTGGGTATCAATCAACTCGCCGCGGGCTGTATTGATAAGAATGCAGCCAGGGCGCATGCGCTGGAATTGCTCAGCACCGATCAGGTTGTAATTGGCGTCTGTCAGGGGGCAATGCAGGCTGATGATGTCGCTCTCGGCCAGAAGGCGATCGAAATCCTCCTCCCGCGTTACATGAGCCCGCTCGGGCAACTGCTGCAGATAGGGGTCATAAACCTTCACGTTCATCTGCAGCGGTGCCACCAGATCCATCAGGATGCTGCCAATCGAGCCCAGGCCTACCAGGCCAAGGGTCTTGCCAAACAATTCAATGCCGTTCGCTGAAGACTTGTCCCAGTGGCCATCGCGCATGCGTGCGTCCAGAAGAGCGGTCTGGCGGGCCACGCTGAACATGAGTGCAAAGGCATGTTCAGCAACGGACTGCGCGTTGGCACCTACTGCAACGCTGACCGACACGCCTTGAGCGGCGGCGGCCTGAATATCGATGGTGTTGTAACCCACGCCATGCTTGGCGATTGCTTTGAGTCTGGTGGATGCCTCGATCATGGCGCGTGTCAGTTGGCCCTGGCGAACGATGATCGCATCGGGTTGCTCGGCGCGAATGATCGCTTCCAGTTCCTCGGCAGGGAGATAAGGCGTTGTGGGGATCACCCTGATGCCTTGGCTTGCGGCCAGATTCATGGCGTCCGATGCGAGTTCGGGGCCGGTGAGCAGGATGGTTCGGGTCATGTCAGACACCTTCTTGTTATGGTCGCTTCAGATGTGATGAGCAGGTTTTGCTTGTGCTCAACACTACCATATTGAAATGGCGTTGCAATATTAAGATTTGAATCTTGTTTTTTGAGTGCTGGTTGGGGTTCAATGGAGATGTGTTTTTATATAATGAAATGCAATTCTGTTTTTGTCGGTATCTGCACAGCCGACGACATCGAACAACATCAATAACAGAGGGGCGTCACATGAGCATTGGGTTCAGGGTTCTGGAGCGCGCACGCAAGGTCGATGCAGACTGGGTTTCGCGCTATCGGGAGGTTCCGGTCGCTAACGTCAGCGACTCGATGCACCGCATGACCGCAGGCGGGGCCAGATTGCGTCCGATGCATCGCGCTGGCGTGCTTGCCGGCCCGGCGATCACGGTCAAGGCCCGTCCGGGGGATAACCTCATGCTTCATTACGCACTGGATATTGCCCAGCCAGGCGATGTGATTGTCGTGGATGCCGGCGGTGACCTGTCCAATGCGTTGATCGGTGAAATGATGGTTGCCTACGCGGTCAAGCGTGGCGTGGCGGGCATCGTGATCAATGGTGCGATCCGGGATGCTGGCGCCATCGGCCAAGGTGATTTCCCGATGTTTGCAGCGGGGATTTCACACCGGGGGCCTTACAAGGATGGCCCGGGCGAGATCAATGTGCCGATCGCCATCGACGGCATGGTGATTGAACCGGGCGACCTGGTGATCGGCGATGACGATGGCCTGCTGTGTGTACCTTATGATCAGGTCGCCGAGGTGTATGAGCATGCAGTTGCCAAACACACCGCAGAGAGCAAGCAAATGGAACATATCGCTCAAGGAACCAATGATCGTACCTGGGTGCTGGAGTCGCTGAAGAAAAAAGGCTGCCAACTGCCACAGTGACTTATTGCTACTCGGGTGGAGGGTAAGAACTGCCACCTGCGCCGGTGCAGATTCTTGCCCTCCATGAGCTTGCTACGCAGTCCAAATTACGTAGAGAGGTCTTAAAAGAATGTCCCGTTAACCAGGCCTCCCGCCTGCTCGTTTAGCTCATATCAATTTTCAAACGTCACAACATTTTGACGGCGCCGGTCAACGACAAGTCGCGTAACGTCTGGCCGCGAATAATGCCCAGCCTGGTCAAGGTTCTGCCGCTCACGGCGCACTTCATTGCGGTCGAGCGTCGCGACCAACAGGCACTCTTCACCGACGGCTGGCGGAATGACCCAGTCGCCATTTGGCGCAGCAATACATGAGCCGCCGTTTGCCAGGATCTCTGGGCAATTTGCTAGTATCAAGTCCAGGTGCGGCGTATCGGATGGAAAATCTTCACGCCGCATCAGCGCTGATACCGAGATAGTGAAGCAACGTCCCTCTTTGGCGATGAAGCGAGTGATGTCGTCGGTGTTGCGCAGATTGCCGGGCCATAGAGCGACATGCAGATCTTCGCCTTGGGCATACAGTGCGGCACGCGACAAGGGCATCCAGTTTTCAAAGCAGTTGAGACCGCCGACAGTAAATGATCCGACGGGGTGGACTTGCAAACCATGCCCGTCACCCGGCGACCATGTCAGGCGTTCTTCGTAGGTCGGCATCAACTTACGATGTACCGAACCAATCACACCATCCGCCCCGATATGAACCCGTGAACAATACACGCTGTAGCCACCACGATCCGCTGCCCGTTCGATACAACCGAGCATGACAGCGATGTTGTGTTTGGCAGCGGCAGCACAAACGGCATCCAGATGCCCTGCCTCAATCTCTACTGCCTGCTTCAGGTAGTAAGCGTGGATATCTTTTTGTATTGAGCAGTTGAAGCGCGCTCCATCGGTCAGTTCCAGCCAGAAAGGGTAGCCGGGCAACAGGGCTTCACCGAACGTAACGAAGTGGCACTGTTGTTCTGCTGCGCGTCCGATGTAATCGACTATTTTCTCAAGAGTCGCTTCGCGGTTAAGCCAGATTGGTGCAATCTGTGCCAGCCCAACAGTTAATAGATCCAGATGTTGAGTGTGACTGGATGACATCGCTTTATTTCCTGAATGGATTGAAGTGACTCGCACTCCGGAGAGATTAGCGTGATAAATAATCCGCCCGGATTGGGTAGTTATTAGATCCAAGGCAATACCATGGCGCTCAGGGGAGTTATCTTCGCCTGTTCGGTGAACTCGCTCTTAAAGCAGATATAGATTGCTCAAAATGCCGAGTGGGCATCGATTAGATATGAATAAACTGTTTGATACCTGAAAGCACAATAGTTGCTACGGAGTTCCTCTTTACGAGTCACATCCTACCCGGTGAAGCGTTAGCTGCCAGCCCCTTGCAAATCAAATGCGCAAGATTATGCAAGTGACCGGTATGCGTCCCGCCAAGGCCTCTCTCACTTCATGATGTGTACGTTTTGACTGATCGGTATAGCTCAGCCGCCTGGTTTATTCCCTTTCCCTTGAGTGAAATTTCCTAGAAAATCCCAACCGCTTGTATGTGTCGATTCGGGGATTTAAGGTGCGGCGTCGCTGCAAAATCAGCGGCCGGGTTTGACGACCTGATCCTGCACTCGCAATCGCGCTCCATGCTGCCTCATGCCATTTCATGCATGAGGTTGTTTCATGGCGGCTGTGCGTCGGAGACCTTAGGGTCTGCCGGTGTGCGCGAGTGAAGGCCGGTTCGTCAACCTTCGCACAGCTGCCACCCAATTCGTTTGACGACGTCCGGCAGCTCTTTTTCTCACAAGGAGCTTTGACACAATGGACCTTCCATACCCCTCACCACCCTGCACCGATCACTTCGAGCCCACCATCTTCATCCGCCACCACCGCATGCTGCGCGCCGTGATGCTGGATGCCCAGGTCTGGTTTCCCTTGCAGGATCTTGCCCGGCTGATGGGCAAGCAACTGGACGAACGCGCCACCCTCAAACTCGATATCGATCAACGCCGCACCGTCTGGCTGCTGACCCACGGGAGCTGGGAAAAATGCCTGATGATCAGTGAATCGGGTGCCTTCGCGATGCTGGTGCATCACTACGTCCCGGAAAACCGCGCACTGCGCCGCTGGCTGGCGCAGGAAGTCTTGCCTGCTCTGGATGCCCGCCAGACGGATGCAGCCGACCAACCTCTGCTGTACCAGATGCGCTGGCAAGGCAATGTCCTGGGTTCGCTGCAATGGCATGGAGAGCTTTGGGTCAAGTTACGGGATTTGCCGGAGCTGGTTCAGGTGCAGCCCGAGGTCGTGACCGGGTCCTGGTGGCGGCGGTTGCTGGGGCGGCGTTGGTCGCTTTTTGCTTGATGGGATGGTGCTGATCGGGAGCTTCCAAGCGGGTTCAGGTATCAGCCCCGGTCAGTTGATCTTAGGGGGCATTAGCGGTGTGGCCCCGAAGCAATAAGCACAATGAGACGCACAAGAGGGGACAAAATTGCATAGGTCAGCAGGACGCCAGCGATCCACGCCATGACGTTGCGAAACCGCCTGTAAACATGGGCGTTGGGTCGTTCGTCCCGGTGACCGGCCACGACGGATATACAGATCAATACAAGGCAAATATAAAGGCTGGCAAACGGTATGATTTCGGTCCCGCTGACATGGAATGAGCCTCGCTTGCTCACGACCACCAGGTCATTGGTTGCGATCCCGTGAATAACGACTGCGGTAGCAACCAAGCCAATGGCTGAGGTATACACCAGAGCAAATACCGTCTGCCGGTCATTGGGTTGAGGCAAGGGCAGTTTTGCGAGAGTCACCACTGCCAGGGCGCGTGCTGGCAGTGATCGCCACTGCCATTTGCGTCGAGGGGATGGAGCCGGGCGGGGCGGTTGCCATATTTGCGATTGACGCACCAGCATCCACATATAGCCGCAAGCCAGGATCGGCCCACCCAATAGAAACGTGCTGAAGGTCACAGGTGCTGAGGACGCGAATACGCCAATCATCACGAGTGCGCCGTGGGCGATGGCCGGTATTGTGAGTGCTCTGAGCCAGGCTTTGCGATTGCCGGGATTTATCCGATAAGACCGAATGCCAAACGCGGATGCCCAGATAATCCCTTGCGCCAGTAGCAAAGCTGCCATTGTGAGCATCATGCCGTTACCAAGGCCAAGTCGCTGCCAGAACAATCCCCACGTCACGATGCTGGCGGGAAAAAGTGTTACCAGCACAATCAGCCACAAGCAGACAGGGTGGTAAAACAAGCGTTGGTACGACATCCCGGTCATCCATGTTGGGGAAACGGCACTTGACTGGTTAGCCTAGCAGCCTTGGTGCCAGACAGGATTCAGGATTTGCGGGATTCATTCTTGTGATGGAAATAGGGTTTTTGTACCTCTTCAGAGCCGGAACGTATTCAACTGGGAAGTAAGGCGAGAGGCCGGTATCTCCAAAGAAAATGCATCGCCTTCAAGTCCGCCCCTACTGTCCAATGCTCTGCTCGGCCCCTCTATGAAACGCGGCATCCAGCGCCCCGGCGATCTGTGCCAGCAGTTCGGTGGTTTGCGGGATCAGGCGGCCCATGGTGATAAACCCGTGGATCTGCCCTGCAAAGTGGCTGTCGGTCACGGTGACACCTGCTTCATGCAGGCGTTTGCTGTAGGCGCGGCCTTCGTCTTCGAGAGGGTCGCAGCCACAGGTGACTATAAAGGCCGGAGCCAGGCCGCTGAGGTCTTCGGCCAATAACGGGGACGCTCGCCAGTCCAGGCGGTCGGCATCGTTGCGCAGGTATTGAGCCTTGGTCCAGTTCAGTGTGGCGGCTGTCAGCGGCGGTTCCATGGCCAATTGTTGTTGGGAGCGATGAACGCCATGGAAGTCGGTTACCGGGTAGATCAGTGCCTGCAATGCCAGCGGCGGGTAGCCTGCATCCCGCGCCATCAAGGCGAGGACAGCGGCGATGTTGCCACCGGCGCTGTCGCCGCCGATGGCAATGCGTTCGGCATCGACGCCCAGTTGCGCGGCCTGTGCCCGGACGTAATCCAGAGCAGCGAAGGCATCTTCTATTGCCGCAGGGAATTTGTGCTCTGGTGCCAGGCGGTAATCCACTGCGATCACGATGCAGCGAGCCAGCAGGGCCAGTTGCCGACAAACGCCGTCATGGGTATCCAGATCACCGACGACCCAGCCACCCGAGTGAAAGAACAGCAAGGCTGGCAGGGTTTCGCCCTCAATGGTTTCGATCCCGCGATAGAGACGTAAAGGTATCTCACCGCCCGGGCCAGATGCACTCATGCTTTCAACTTCGGCTATTTCCACAGGCGCTGTCGCAAGGGCCTGGCGGCTGGTACGAAAGGCGGCCCGAGCCTGTTCGGGAGTCGGTTCGCCCGTGGCAGCAGGGGCTTGGCGCATCAGCGCAATCACGCGCGCGGCACCAGGGTCCAGCTTTCTGGCACGCAGGGTATGCGCGAGGTGAGGTGCAGTCATGGCAGTGTCCTTGTGCGATGAGTGAAGGGCGGATTATTCAAAGTGCCAGCTGTAACCGTCGCCCTGGCGTTTGACACGCCCGGCCGAGGTGCCAGCGAAATGGGAGCTGAAATACAGGGCGTCGTGCTCAACCAGAAACGCCAGCAACCATTGCCGTGAGCGATTGGCGGCCTCTGGCAGGCCGCAGAAGCAGGAAGCCCAGAGCGGTTGTGAAACCTGTATGGGGTGATGCATGACGTCGCCGCCAAACATGGCCGTCTTGCCATCGTGCTGATAACTGATGGACATGTGGCCCACGCTATGGCCTTGGGTCGGATGGAAGTGGAAGTCCTCCAGAAACGGCCCGCCCTCGGCACCGATCATCAGTGCCTGACCGGATTCGATCACCGGCAGCACGCTGTCGACAAAGGCCTGATAACCCATGGCCTGACGTCCGGAGCCATTGACGAAATACTCATACTCAACCTCTGGAAACACATACCTGGCATTGGGAAAGGTCGGCACCCACTGGCCATCCACCAGATGAGTGTTCCAGCCGATATGGTCGGTGTGCAAATGGGTGAGCAGCACATAGTCGACCTCTTCGGGCGTTACCCCGGCAGCCGCCAGGCGTTCCAGCCAGGGCTCGTTCAACTGGTGAAAAATGGGCAGGCCCGGACGGTGCTTGGCATTGCCGACGCCGGTATCGACCAGCACCGTATACTGCGGCGTCTTGATGACCCAGGTATGCACGCTGATGATCACCTTCTGGCCTGTGGCGGTGAGGCTATCGGGCACCAGCCATGAGCGCTGCGGGTCAATGGCGCTGTTGTCCCAGTCCGGCAACAGCGCATTGGGCGCAAAGGCGTCGAACAGTTTTTCGCTGACGCGGGTGATGTGGGTCGAGCCAAATGTGTAGTGCTTGGCGTTCATGTTAATATCTCGCTGATACCGATCAGTATCATGTTGATACCGGTCGGTATCATCGTCAAGGGTGACGTATGAAAAGAGACAATCCGACATTGCCGCTACGGGAGAGAATTCTGCTCGCCGCCGATGAGCTTTTTTATCGGGACGGGATTCGTGGCGTCGGCGTGGAGGCCATCGCTGCCCATGCGGGTACTACCAAAATGGGGATCTACCGGCACTTTGCGAACAAGGACGCGCTGGTTGCCGAATGGTTGCGACTTGAGTCCCTGGCCTATGCCGATGTGCTGGACCAGCTCAAGGTGCAACACCCCGATGACCCCAAGGCCCAGTTGCTGGGTTGGGCGCGGTTCATTGCCAGTCGTTTGGCCGCCGATGCTGATAGAGGCTGCTGTTTCGCCAACTCGGTCGCCGAGTTGCCGGACAAGGAGCATCCGGCGCGAGCAGTGATCGAGGCCCACTCCCGCGACCTCAGCGAGCGTCTGATTGCGCTGTGTACCGAGGCAGGTCTGACGGACCCGGAAGGCACCGCCAGCGAAATCCTGTTTGTGCTCGACGGCGCGCAGTTGGCGGCGCAAAGCCGGGGCGATGCCCAGAAGGTTGGCGAGCGATTGGTGAGCATCGTCCAGCGTCTGGTCGGGTAAGCAAAGCGTAATCAGCAGGGGCAGAAAATGCGGCAAAACCGAATCAGGATGATCATGCCAGCCAGCGCCGCCGACGCTTTTGAGGCCTTCCACGACCATGACGTGCGAATGCGCTGGGACAGCTTGCTATCGCGGGCTGAAGTGGAGGGCGGCGGCAGCCATCCCTATGTGGGTGCGATCACCTTCAATCAGGGGCGCGGCTGGAAGCGCTTTTTCGCCATGCGCACTCGATTTGTGAATTATCAGCCGGGCAACGTCGCGGCTGCCGTACTGGTGGAGCCGGCGGGCTGGTTCGAGGGTTGGGCCGCATCAATGCAGCACCGCGACCTTGATGACGACCGCTCGGAGCTGATTTACACCTTCAGAATCCAGATGCGCCCACGTTGGCTGGGCCGAGTCCTCGACCCTTTGGTCAATCGGCTGTTCGAGTACGAAACCCGGCGGCGCTTTGCTGCGATGGCGGAGTATTTGCGGAGCAGGGATTGAAAACCGGTGGATGTTGATCGTGCCTGTCTGCTGGAGATGGAACGATCAACTGGCGCTGGGCAGGTCGCGAGTTTAGAAGATGTGCCTGGAGATGATTTTTGAAATCTCGACAATCTCGGTCTTGCCGGTGAATTCGAATTTCACTTTACCCAGCGCCGAAAAGTAGACCTCAAGTTCGGAGTCCAGATCGAAGGTCCCGGAGGTTTCCACGGAATAGGCGACGATGTTCTTGTAGGGCAGGGACGTGAAGTCCTTCTTGCTGCCGGTGATGCCCTGCACGTTGACCGCAATGATTCGCTTGCTGGTGAACACCACGCCATCGCGCAACGATTTATAGGAATCGATGATCTGTTCGCCTTCCAGCAGAAGTTCAGTCACACGCTCGGCGTATTCGCTGTTCTGCTTCAGCTTGAAGAAACCTTTGTTACTGAAGTCAATCATCCCTTTATCCCTGTCTTCAACGTATTTTGCCTGCCGGCTTTGCGTGGCGCGTCGAGAATAGCACTTGGCTGCATTCAGTGTCGGACGTTTCACTGCTGGCCATGAAACGAAAGCCTGGAAATAGGCTTAACTAACCCGGCGAGGGTGCCGATAACCAGTCTGGAACTAGGTTTTGCTCTATCTGAAGGACCACAAGAGGGCGGCAGGGTGTCTATAAAACTACGTTTGCTTCTGCTTATCGGGACCGGTGTGCTAGCCATCCTGATCATGAGTCTGGTCAGTTACGTGGGCAATGTCCGGATGGCCCATGCGATGGAGGACAACGAAGTCAGCATGACCGCGCTGCGCAACCATCTTGAAGCCGACATGATGCACGACGCTTTGCGCGCCGATGTGCTCTCCGCCATGCTGGTTGGCCTGGGCAAGAGCGACAGCACCAAAGACGAGGTGCGAAACTCCATTGCCGAACATGCCGCGCTCTTTCGCAAAGTGCTCGACGAAAACCTCAAGCTGCCGGTCGATGAAACCATCAAGGCGGGCCTGAACAAGGTCAAACCCAGCCTC encodes:
- a CDS encoding MFS transporter, with protein sequence MTSTASSVSELERSTMHRVAWRILPFLIICYLIAIIDRGNIGMASLQMNEDLGLTAKVFGFASSLFFFSYFLLEVPSNLAMQKYGARIWIARIMITWGLISAGTAFVQGANSLYVMRFLLGAAEAGFFPGVLLYLTYWLPSAYRARMVAIFMVAIPAANFIGSPLSGLLLSLDGWMGMRGWHWLFIIEGVPAVLLGIACLFVLTDRPEQAKWLSNEQRSWLIQRLAEEASKKTTIGHISLWKLLRHKDIWVLALIYSGASAAGSTMSVWAPQLLKTFGLSAMEIGLINAIPYGLASVLMIVWGRSSDRTGERRWHTAMTMLMIAGGLLLTLFTSSLVATVIMLSLVLIGAYSMKGPFWALVSGWLSSSTAAAGLAAVGALANLIGGGIMVNAYGAIHDATGSYALALMPLTALCTLAGVMVLIIGRKREREQAEQTGAAVAKN
- a CDS encoding hydroxyacid dehydrogenase — protein: MTRTILLTGPELASDAMNLAASQGIRVIPTTPYLPAEELEAIIRAEQPDAIIVRQGQLTRAMIEASTRLKAIAKHGVGYNTIDIQAAAAQGVSVSVAVGANAQSVAEHAFALMFSVARQTALLDARMRDGHWDKSSANGIELFGKTLGLVGLGSIGSILMDLVAPLQMNVKVYDPYLQQLPERAHVTREEDFDRLLAESDIISLHCPLTDANYNLIGAEQFQRMRPGCILINTARGELIDTQALIDALSERKIAGAGLDTFNPEPPPADSPLWGLPTLVATPHVGANTSEARARVGLVALRQILDVWEGTPLDPRCVVNRHLLDR
- a CDS encoding RraA family protein; amino-acid sequence: MSIGFRVLERARKVDADWVSRYREVPVANVSDSMHRMTAGGARLRPMHRAGVLAGPAITVKARPGDNLMLHYALDIAQPGDVIVVDAGGDLSNALIGEMMVAYAVKRGVAGIVINGAIRDAGAIGQGDFPMFAAGISHRGPYKDGPGEINVPIAIDGMVIEPGDLVIGDDDGLLCVPYDQVAEVYEHAVAKHTAESKQMEHIAQGTNDRTWVLESLKKKGCQLPQ
- a CDS encoding carbon-nitrogen hydrolase family protein → MSSSHTQHLDLLTVGLAQIAPIWLNREATLEKIVDYIGRAAEQQCHFVTFGEALLPGYPFWLELTDGARFNCSIQKDIHAYYLKQAVEIEAGHLDAVCAAAAKHNIAVMLGCIERAADRGGYSVYCSRVHIGADGVIGSVHRKLMPTYEERLTWSPGDGHGLQVHPVGSFTVGGLNCFENWMPLSRAALYAQGEDLHVALWPGNLRNTDDITRFIAKEGRCFTISVSALMRREDFPSDTPHLDLILANCPEILANGGSCIAAPNGDWVIPPAVGEECLLVATLDRNEVRRERQNLDQAGHYSRPDVTRLVVDRRRQNVVTFEN
- a CDS encoding BRO-N domain-containing protein, which encodes MDLPYPSPPCTDHFEPTIFIRHHRMLRAVMLDAQVWFPLQDLARLMGKQLDERATLKLDIDQRRTVWLLTHGSWEKCLMISESGAFAMLVHHYVPENRALRRWLAQEVLPALDARQTDAADQPLLYQMRWQGNVLGSLQWHGELWVKLRDLPELVQVQPEVVTGSWWRRLLGRRWSLFA
- a CDS encoding alpha/beta hydrolase, which translates into the protein MTAPHLAHTLRARKLDPGAARVIALMRQAPAATGEPTPEQARAAFRTSRQALATAPVEIAEVESMSASGPGGEIPLRLYRGIETIEGETLPALLFFHSGGWVVGDLDTHDGVCRQLALLARCIVIAVDYRLAPEHKFPAAIEDAFAALDYVRAQAAQLGVDAERIAIGGDSAGGNIAAVLALMARDAGYPPLALQALIYPVTDFHGVHRSQQQLAMEPPLTAATLNWTKAQYLRNDADRLDWRASPLLAEDLSGLAPAFIVTCGCDPLEDEGRAYSKRLHEAGVTVTDSHFAGQIHGFITMGRLIPQTTELLAQIAGALDAAFHRGAEQSIGQ
- a CDS encoding MBL fold metallo-hydrolase, which codes for MNAKHYTFGSTHITRVSEKLFDAFAPNALLPDWDNSAIDPQRSWLVPDSLTATGQKVIISVHTWVIKTPQYTVLVDTGVGNAKHRPGLPIFHQLNEPWLERLAAAGVTPEEVDYVLLTHLHTDHIGWNTHLVDGQWVPTFPNARYVFPEVEYEYFVNGSGRQAMGYQAFVDSVLPVIESGQALMIGAEGGPFLEDFHFHPTQGHSVGHMSISYQHDGKTAMFGGDVMHHPIQVSQPLWASCFCGLPEAANRSRQWLLAFLVEHDALYFSSHFAGTSAGRVKRQGDGYSWHFE
- a CDS encoding TetR/AcrR family transcriptional regulator encodes the protein MKRDNPTLPLRERILLAADELFYRDGIRGVGVEAIAAHAGTTKMGIYRHFANKDALVAEWLRLESLAYADVLDQLKVQHPDDPKAQLLGWARFIASRLAADADRGCCFANSVAELPDKEHPARAVIEAHSRDLSERLIALCTEAGLTDPEGTASEILFVLDGAQLAAQSRGDAQKVGERLVSIVQRLVG
- a CDS encoding SRPBCC family protein; its protein translation is MRQNRIRMIMPASAADAFEAFHDHDVRMRWDSLLSRAEVEGGGSHPYVGAITFNQGRGWKRFFAMRTRFVNYQPGNVAAAVLVEPAGWFEGWAASMQHRDLDDDRSELIYTFRIQMRPRWLGRVLDPLVNRLFEYETRRRFAAMAEYLRSRD
- a CDS encoding PH domain-containing protein, giving the protein MIDFSNKGFFKLKQNSEYAERVTELLLEGEQIIDSYKSLRDGVVFTSKRIIAVNVQGITGSKKDFTSLPYKNIVAYSVETSGTFDLDSELEVYFSALGKVKFEFTGKTEIVEISKIISRHIF